One segment of Salvelinus alpinus chromosome 1, SLU_Salpinus.1, whole genome shotgun sequence DNA contains the following:
- the LOC139535592 gene encoding protocadherin alpha-C2-like isoform X1, protein MALSIATVWTRCVTVLFVFSAMWGIALSINRYSIPEEMQEGSVVANLATDLGLDLRTLITRKAKLDIIHRNKYLDINKETGDLFILEKIDREYICSSKTTSCFLKMDVIFENPIRIFNIELEIMDINDNAPVFRRETMHLDISESTAAGERFSLTNAVDADVGANSIKTYYLSESKSFTIDIQTGSDGSKYVDLVLNSNLDREEQAVHHLILTAVDGGVPARSGTASIIVRVLDINDNAPFFNQPIYAINVTENSPIGTLVMTLNATDLDEGTNAEMIYSYTLYTSEKTQEKFSLNSNTGEIKVKDVIDFEESHSFDIYIQARDQGSNSLSGDCKIMVFITDLNDNYPEVTIKSFKSTLKEDVAIGTLIAVISISDRDSGDNGEVELTLNQQTSLPFVLNKSSEDYFALHVSEPLDRETIPRYEITFIVTDKGTPRLSDNETITLEILDVNDNSPIFPQSFYTIHVVENNVPGALLTSLSAFDPDLHENQYLVYFIMEKEIINTSMSMLFSINPENGNLYALKTFDFEREREFLFHIEARDSGVPPLNSNVTVHIIILDQNDNTPLIVSPWRAQGSVIEEVIPRSTEKGFLVAKVIAIDADSLQNSRVTYQLLQISDSSLFSLDQYNGEIRTTRMFSYRDPRHQRLVVVAKDNGDPALSATVTIKISTVEHMVTPFSETTEVPLEYDLFTDLNLYLVIGLGSVSFLLLITILVVIVLKCQKPKPMKMPPAMNMNLNSLNRNSVISRNSIISQRSSTIADSTLISSDAYWYSLFLAETRKGKVVVRQPIVPKGAGYFVSSIPRSTGPTETSDSRASTLQDSRASSDLP, encoded by the exons ATGGCGCTTTCCATTGCAACTGTATGGACAAGGTGCGTCACCGTTCTCTTTGTATTCAGCGCGATGTGGGGAATTGCTTTGTCCATTAATCGCTACTCTATTCCCGAGGAAATGCAAGAGGGTTCCGTTGTTGCAAACCTGGCTACAGATTTGGGACTTGACCTTCGCACTCTGATAACACGCAAGGCAAAGCTTGATATCATCCACAGAAACAAATATCTGGACATTAACAAAGAAACGGGAGACCTGTTCATACTTGAAAAGATAGATAGGGAATATATATGCTCGAGCAAGACAACGTCTTGTTTTCTGAAAATGGATGTCATATTTGAAAATCCCATTCGAATCTTTAACATTGAGCTTGAAATTATGGACATAAATGACAATGCACCGGTCTTTCGAAGGGAGACAATGCACTTGGATATTTCAGAATCTACCGCTGCAGGAGAGAGATTCTCTTTGACAAATGCTGTGGATGCAGATGTCGGTGCGAATTCTATTAAGACTTACTATTTAAGCGAAAGCAAGTCTTTTACAATTGACATACAGACGGGAAGCGATGGATCTAAATACGTAGATTTGGTTCTCAACAGTAATttagacagagaggaacaggcGGTTCATCATTTAATACTAACCGCTGTAGATGGCGGGGTCCCTGCACGCTCAGGCACAGCCAGCATCATCGTTAGGGTTCTGGATATCAATGACAACGCCCCTTTTTTTAACCAGCCGATATATGCTATTAATGTAACTGAGAACTCCCCAATTGGAACTCTAGTAATGACCTTGAACGCAACAGACTTGGACGAGGGCACTAACGCAGAGATGATATATTCATACACGTTATATACATCCGAGAAGACACAAGAAAAGTTCTCTCTAAATTCGAATACAGGGGAAATAAAGGTTAAGGATGTGATTGATTTTGAGGAGAGCCACAGTTTCGATATATATATTCAAGCCAGAGACCAAGGATCTAATTCGTTATCCGGAGATTGTAAAATAATGGTATTTATTACCGATCTGAATGACAACTATCCCGAGGTTACCATTAAATCTTTTAAAAGCACGCTCAAGGAAGATGTTGCCATAGGAACATTAATAGCAGTGATCAGTATAAGCGACAGGGACTCCGGGGACAACGGTGAAGTTGAGCTCACTTTGAACCAACAAACATCCCTACCCTTCGTTCTTAATAAGTCTTCGGAGGATTACTTTGCTCTGCATGTTTCAGAACCACTGGACCGTGAGACAATTCCAAGATATGAAATCACTTTCATAGTCACAGACAAAGGAACACCTCGCTTATCTGACAATGAGACAATCACCTTGGAGATACTGGATGTCAACGATAACTCGCCAATATTCCCCCAGTCGTTCTACACAATCCACGTTGTAGAGAACAACGTCCCCGGCGCACTGTTGACGTCACTCAGTGCTTTCGACCCGGACCTCCATGAGAACCAGTATCTGGTGTATTTTATCATGGAGAAGGAGATCATCAACACATCTATGTCCATGCTTTTCTCCATTAATCCAGAGAATGGCAACCTTTACGCTCTAAAGACCTTTGActttgagagggagagggagttccTTTTCCACATAGAGGCCAGAGACTCTGGGGTACCTCCACTGAACAGCAATGTGACAGTTCACATCATCATTCTGGATCAGAATGACAACACCCCGCTCATAGTGTCACCTTGGCGTGCGCAGGGCTCGGTTATTGAAGAGGTGATACCGAGGTCCACTGAGAAAGGATTCCTAGTTGCCAAAGTAATCGCCATTGACGCAGACTCATTACAGAATTCACGGGTCACATATCAGCTTCTACAGATCAGTGACTCTAGCCTCTTCAGTCTAGATCAGTACAATGGGGAGATCCGTACCACGAGAATGTTCAGCTATAGGGACCCCCGTCATCAGAGGCTGGTTGTTGTCGCCAAAGACAATGGAGACCCCGCTCTTTCCGCTACAGTCACCATCAAGATATCAACAGTAGAACACATGGTGACGCCATTCTCAGAAACTACTGAGGTGCCTTTGGAATATGACTTGTTCACAGACTTAAATCTGTATTTGGTCATTGGTTTGGGCTCAGTATCCTTTCTGCTATTGATCACCATATTGGTGGTCATCGTGCTGAAGTGTCAGAAACCGAAGCCCATGAAGATGCCTCCTGCTATGAATATGAATCTGAACAGTCTAAACAGGAACAGTGTGATCAGCAGAAACAGTATCATCAGCCAGAGGAGCTCTACCATAGCCGATTCCACCCTCATCTCCAGTGATGCCTACTGGTACAGCCTGTTTCTAGCAGAAACCAGGAAAGGCAAGGTGGTTGTCCGACAGCCTATAGTACCGAAGGGAGCAGGCTACTTTGTGTCCAGTATACCCAGAAGCACAGGGCCTACAGAGACCAGCGACTCAAGAGCATCCACGCTACAG GATTCCAGAGCCAGCAGTGACCTGCCATGA
- the LOC139535592 gene encoding protocadherin alpha-C2-like isoform X2, with translation MALSIATVWTRCVTVLFVFSAMWGIALSINRYSIPEEMQEGSVVANLATDLGLDLRTLITRKAKLDIIHRNKYLDINKETGDLFILEKIDREYICSSKTTSCFLKMDVIFENPIRIFNIELEIMDINDNAPVFRRETMHLDISESTAAGERFSLTNAVDADVGANSIKTYYLSESKSFTIDIQTGSDGSKYVDLVLNSNLDREEQAVHHLILTAVDGGVPARSGTASIIVRVLDINDNAPFFNQPIYAINVTENSPIGTLVMTLNATDLDEGTNAEMIYSYTLYTSEKTQEKFSLNSNTGEIKVKDVIDFEESHSFDIYIQARDQGSNSLSGDCKIMVFITDLNDNYPEVTIKSFKSTLKEDVAIGTLIAVISISDRDSGDNGEVELTLNQQTSLPFVLNKSSEDYFALHVSEPLDRETIPRYEITFIVTDKGTPRLSDNETITLEILDVNDNSPIFPQSFYTIHVVENNVPGALLTSLSAFDPDLHENQYLVYFIMEKEIINTSMSMLFSINPENGNLYALKTFDFEREREFLFHIEARDSGVPPLNSNVTVHIIILDQNDNTPLIVSPWRAQGSVIEEVIPRSTEKGFLVAKVIAIDADSLQNSRVTYQLLQISDSSLFSLDQYNGEIRTTRMFSYRDPRHQRLVVVAKDNGDPALSATVTIKISTVEHMVTPFSETTEVPLEYDLFTDLNLYLVIGLGSVSFLLLITILVVIVLKCQKPKPMKMPPAMNMNLNSLNRNSVISRNSIISQRSSTIADSTLISSDAYWYSLFLAETRKGKVVVRQPIVPKGAGYFVSSIPRSTGPTETSDSRASTLQYSK, from the exons ATGGCGCTTTCCATTGCAACTGTATGGACAAGGTGCGTCACCGTTCTCTTTGTATTCAGCGCGATGTGGGGAATTGCTTTGTCCATTAATCGCTACTCTATTCCCGAGGAAATGCAAGAGGGTTCCGTTGTTGCAAACCTGGCTACAGATTTGGGACTTGACCTTCGCACTCTGATAACACGCAAGGCAAAGCTTGATATCATCCACAGAAACAAATATCTGGACATTAACAAAGAAACGGGAGACCTGTTCATACTTGAAAAGATAGATAGGGAATATATATGCTCGAGCAAGACAACGTCTTGTTTTCTGAAAATGGATGTCATATTTGAAAATCCCATTCGAATCTTTAACATTGAGCTTGAAATTATGGACATAAATGACAATGCACCGGTCTTTCGAAGGGAGACAATGCACTTGGATATTTCAGAATCTACCGCTGCAGGAGAGAGATTCTCTTTGACAAATGCTGTGGATGCAGATGTCGGTGCGAATTCTATTAAGACTTACTATTTAAGCGAAAGCAAGTCTTTTACAATTGACATACAGACGGGAAGCGATGGATCTAAATACGTAGATTTGGTTCTCAACAGTAATttagacagagaggaacaggcGGTTCATCATTTAATACTAACCGCTGTAGATGGCGGGGTCCCTGCACGCTCAGGCACAGCCAGCATCATCGTTAGGGTTCTGGATATCAATGACAACGCCCCTTTTTTTAACCAGCCGATATATGCTATTAATGTAACTGAGAACTCCCCAATTGGAACTCTAGTAATGACCTTGAACGCAACAGACTTGGACGAGGGCACTAACGCAGAGATGATATATTCATACACGTTATATACATCCGAGAAGACACAAGAAAAGTTCTCTCTAAATTCGAATACAGGGGAAATAAAGGTTAAGGATGTGATTGATTTTGAGGAGAGCCACAGTTTCGATATATATATTCAAGCCAGAGACCAAGGATCTAATTCGTTATCCGGAGATTGTAAAATAATGGTATTTATTACCGATCTGAATGACAACTATCCCGAGGTTACCATTAAATCTTTTAAAAGCACGCTCAAGGAAGATGTTGCCATAGGAACATTAATAGCAGTGATCAGTATAAGCGACAGGGACTCCGGGGACAACGGTGAAGTTGAGCTCACTTTGAACCAACAAACATCCCTACCCTTCGTTCTTAATAAGTCTTCGGAGGATTACTTTGCTCTGCATGTTTCAGAACCACTGGACCGTGAGACAATTCCAAGATATGAAATCACTTTCATAGTCACAGACAAAGGAACACCTCGCTTATCTGACAATGAGACAATCACCTTGGAGATACTGGATGTCAACGATAACTCGCCAATATTCCCCCAGTCGTTCTACACAATCCACGTTGTAGAGAACAACGTCCCCGGCGCACTGTTGACGTCACTCAGTGCTTTCGACCCGGACCTCCATGAGAACCAGTATCTGGTGTATTTTATCATGGAGAAGGAGATCATCAACACATCTATGTCCATGCTTTTCTCCATTAATCCAGAGAATGGCAACCTTTACGCTCTAAAGACCTTTGActttgagagggagagggagttccTTTTCCACATAGAGGCCAGAGACTCTGGGGTACCTCCACTGAACAGCAATGTGACAGTTCACATCATCATTCTGGATCAGAATGACAACACCCCGCTCATAGTGTCACCTTGGCGTGCGCAGGGCTCGGTTATTGAAGAGGTGATACCGAGGTCCACTGAGAAAGGATTCCTAGTTGCCAAAGTAATCGCCATTGACGCAGACTCATTACAGAATTCACGGGTCACATATCAGCTTCTACAGATCAGTGACTCTAGCCTCTTCAGTCTAGATCAGTACAATGGGGAGATCCGTACCACGAGAATGTTCAGCTATAGGGACCCCCGTCATCAGAGGCTGGTTGTTGTCGCCAAAGACAATGGAGACCCCGCTCTTTCCGCTACAGTCACCATCAAGATATCAACAGTAGAACACATGGTGACGCCATTCTCAGAAACTACTGAGGTGCCTTTGGAATATGACTTGTTCACAGACTTAAATCTGTATTTGGTCATTGGTTTGGGCTCAGTATCCTTTCTGCTATTGATCACCATATTGGTGGTCATCGTGCTGAAGTGTCAGAAACCGAAGCCCATGAAGATGCCTCCTGCTATGAATATGAATCTGAACAGTCTAAACAGGAACAGTGTGATCAGCAGAAACAGTATCATCAGCCAGAGGAGCTCTACCATAGCCGATTCCACCCTCATCTCCAGTGATGCCTACTGGTACAGCCTGTTTCTAGCAGAAACCAGGAAAGGCAAGGTGGTTGTCCGACAGCCTATAGTACCGAAGGGAGCAGGCTACTTTGTGTCCAGTATACCCAGAAGCACAGGGCCTACAGAGACCAGCGACTCAAGAGCATCCACGCTACAG TACTCAAAATGA